In Actinoplanes derwentensis, the following proteins share a genomic window:
- a CDS encoding RICIN domain-containing protein, producing MSAHRRPTFRGSPPGRRRAATAQKQLRTRSATFRFLPVALGLALLGVGGVVGPSVIGSSRSADDFALTSLPADAPEEGLVYSGLRLASSDSVCAGAYQVFDQTCTHGPDPAPAGLAVRRDVAPVTAGGSEVTPVRQETDTVPGDAEIARDEGGSAITANAPALIPDAAPGQADFILGPDDVACAGDGRTGKRVQLLYLHEAGGASRYAKFLNSFRTWAAGVDAIYDASAGETGGSRHIRYVTTPECRADVVEVQLPGGSLRSFASTIDSLRSLGYNRADRKYLMFADTNLYCGISTYVNDTRPGRGNRNNGGPSYARVDAGCWSATMAAHQLTRSLGAVLTDSPNATGAGSCTDGYDLLCGEDRTGKPMKSVCPKQNFIRLDCGHDDYFSTNPEPDSYLADHWNVALSDFLLRSDGGDDIPDAPGATVPDQGAPAPDAEASTVPVPSSAAPSASGSVPPAPDPSVTNAGPGLPLPLPSIPDGVVPSVAVAPVARYNATSGTGDQDENASPDVPPALTDDGVQAVLEIREATSGSVRLTWSAAAADAEYEVSVDGEPVASTRATRARLIGLKPDAKYLVEVRNRKLGYRAKGTAETAPAARPVQNSWFVLTNSLTGGAADLYAARSADGTPITLGNDEGGTQQQWQLVPAGNNTYSMVSKASNRCAVPLGGEAVAGAPLVQGDCRSGTATRWTLRASAYGFTIRAATGDLVIGAGAQRFGTYRVLVLQKDTEQRHQSWTAVPD from the coding sequence GTGTCCGCGCATCGCCGGCCGACGTTCCGCGGGTCGCCGCCAGGACGGCGCCGCGCGGCGACCGCGCAGAAGCAACTGCGAACACGCTCAGCGACTTTCCGGTTCCTTCCGGTAGCCCTCGGCCTGGCACTGCTCGGTGTCGGCGGCGTGGTCGGGCCCAGTGTGATCGGCTCCAGCCGGTCCGCTGACGACTTCGCCCTGACCTCCCTGCCGGCCGACGCACCCGAGGAGGGCCTGGTCTACAGCGGACTGCGTCTCGCCTCGTCCGACTCGGTCTGCGCCGGGGCGTACCAGGTGTTCGACCAGACCTGCACGCACGGCCCCGATCCGGCTCCGGCCGGTCTCGCGGTACGCCGGGACGTGGCTCCGGTGACGGCGGGCGGCAGTGAGGTGACCCCGGTCCGGCAGGAGACCGACACCGTTCCCGGTGACGCCGAGATCGCCCGCGACGAGGGCGGCAGCGCGATCACCGCGAACGCGCCGGCGCTGATCCCGGACGCGGCCCCCGGTCAGGCCGACTTCATCCTCGGGCCGGACGACGTGGCCTGCGCCGGTGACGGCCGCACCGGCAAGCGGGTGCAGCTGCTCTACCTGCACGAGGCGGGCGGTGCGAGCCGGTACGCGAAGTTCCTCAACTCGTTCCGCACGTGGGCGGCCGGGGTGGACGCGATCTACGACGCGAGCGCCGGCGAGACCGGGGGGTCCCGGCACATCCGCTACGTGACGACGCCCGAGTGCCGGGCCGACGTGGTCGAGGTACAGCTGCCGGGCGGCTCGCTGCGGTCGTTCGCGTCGACCATCGACTCGCTGCGGAGCCTGGGTTACAACCGGGCCGACCGCAAGTACCTGATGTTCGCCGACACTAACCTCTACTGCGGCATCTCCACCTACGTGAACGACACCCGGCCGGGCCGGGGCAACCGCAACAACGGCGGCCCGTCGTACGCCCGGGTCGACGCCGGCTGCTGGAGCGCCACGATGGCCGCCCATCAGCTCACCCGATCGCTCGGCGCGGTGCTCACCGACTCGCCGAACGCCACCGGCGCGGGCAGCTGCACCGACGGGTACGACCTGCTCTGCGGCGAGGACCGCACCGGCAAGCCGATGAAGAGCGTGTGCCCGAAGCAGAACTTCATCCGTCTCGACTGCGGGCACGACGACTACTTCAGCACCAACCCGGAGCCGGACAGTTACCTGGCCGACCACTGGAACGTGGCGCTCAGCGACTTCCTGCTGCGCAGTGACGGCGGCGACGACATCCCGGACGCACCCGGCGCCACGGTCCCGGACCAGGGCGCTCCGGCCCCGGACGCCGAGGCCTCGACCGTCCCGGTGCCGAGCAGCGCCGCCCCGAGTGCCAGCGGTTCCGTCCCGCCGGCGCCGGACCCCTCGGTCACGAACGCCGGGCCGGGTCTTCCTCTGCCGCTGCCGAGCATTCCGGACGGGGTGGTTCCGTCGGTGGCGGTGGCGCCGGTGGCCCGGTACAACGCCACCAGCGGCACCGGTGACCAGGACGAGAACGCCAGCCCGGATGTGCCGCCGGCTCTCACCGACGACGGCGTGCAGGCGGTGCTGGAGATCCGTGAGGCGACCAGCGGTTCGGTCCGCCTGACCTGGAGTGCCGCCGCCGCGGACGCCGAATACGAAGTCTCGGTCGACGGTGAGCCGGTGGCCTCCACCCGTGCCACCCGAGCCCGGCTGATCGGGTTGAAACCGGACGCGAAGTACCTGGTGGAGGTCCGGAACCGCAAGCTCGGTTACCGCGCCAAGGGCACTGCGGAGACGGCCCCGGCGGCCCGCCCGGTGCAGAACTCGTGGTTCGTGCTGACCAACTCGCTGACCGGCGGCGCGGCCGATCTGTACGCGGCCCGGTCCGCGGACGGCACCCCGATCACGCTCGGCAACGACGAGGGTGGCACTCAGCAGCAGTGGCAGCTCGTACCGGCCGGGAACAACACCTATTCGATGGTCTCCAAGGCCAGCAACAGGTGTGCCGTCCCGCTCGGTGGCGAGGCGGTCGCCGGGGCACCGCTGGTGCAGGGTGACTGCCGGTCCGGAACAGCCACCCGATGGACGCTGCGCGCTTCGGCGTACGGTTTCACGATCCGCGCCGCGACCGGTGATCTGGTGATCGGCGCGGGCGCTCAGCGCTTCGGCACGTACCGCGTGCTGGTCTTGCAGAAGGACACCGAGCAGCGGCATCAGAGCTGGACGGCAGTGCCGGACTGA
- a CDS encoding DUF3618 domain-containing protein — MSDKNGNVKPDLAELRAEIRQTRAELGATVQALAGRADVKARAREQVEETKQRALVHVEETKQRVLTRAAEMTGRVRETPPRELAHEAGVRVRANPLPLMLTVAGIAALAGIILIVRGRR, encoded by the coding sequence ATGAGCGACAAGAATGGGAACGTCAAACCGGACCTGGCCGAGCTGCGCGCCGAGATCCGGCAGACCCGCGCCGAGCTCGGTGCCACCGTCCAGGCCCTCGCCGGCCGGGCGGACGTCAAGGCCCGGGCCCGTGAGCAGGTCGAGGAGACCAAACAGCGTGCCCTGGTGCACGTCGAGGAGACCAAGCAGCGAGTGCTGACCCGGGCGGCCGAGATGACCGGCCGCGTCCGCGAGACGCCGCCGCGCGAACTCGCGCACGAGGCCGGCGTCCGGGTGCGGGCCAATCCGCTCCCGTTGATGCTGACCGTCGCCGGGATCGCGGCACTCGCCGGAATCATCCTGATCGTCCGAGGGAGGCGCTGA
- a CDS encoding aldo/keto reductase has translation MENRTFGKLGRSVGVVGLGAWQLGADWGEVSEADAHATLEAAVGAGVTFIDTADVYGDGRSEQIVGSFVKDRPGLTVFTKMGRRLPQEHANYNLDNFRAWTDRSRANLGVDTLDLVQLHCPPTSVYSSDEVYGWLDTLVEEKRIAAYGVSVERVDEALTAIARPGVASVQIILNALRLKPLERVLPAAAEAGVGIIARVPLASGLLSGRYDTSTTFAADDHRNYNRNGDAFDVGETFSGVDFEVGLEAVRRLRPLVPENATMAQFALRWIIDQPAVTVVIPGARNPEQARANAASAALPPLSPETGELITAVYDELIRPQVHDKW, from the coding sequence GTGGAAAATCGAACCTTTGGCAAGCTGGGACGCAGTGTCGGTGTGGTCGGTCTGGGCGCCTGGCAGCTCGGCGCCGACTGGGGCGAGGTCAGCGAGGCCGACGCGCACGCCACCCTGGAGGCGGCCGTCGGCGCGGGCGTGACCTTCATCGACACCGCCGACGTCTACGGCGACGGCCGCAGCGAGCAGATCGTCGGCTCCTTCGTGAAGGACCGGCCCGGCCTGACCGTCTTCACCAAGATGGGCCGCCGCCTGCCGCAGGAGCACGCCAACTACAACCTGGACAACTTCCGGGCCTGGACCGACCGCTCCCGCGCCAACCTCGGCGTCGACACCCTGGACCTGGTGCAGCTGCACTGCCCGCCCACCTCGGTCTACAGCTCGGACGAGGTCTACGGCTGGCTGGACACGCTGGTCGAGGAGAAGCGGATCGCGGCGTACGGCGTGAGCGTCGAGCGGGTGGACGAGGCTCTGACCGCGATCGCCCGCCCCGGCGTGGCAAGCGTCCAGATCATCCTGAACGCGCTCCGCCTCAAGCCCCTGGAGCGGGTGCTGCCGGCCGCGGCCGAGGCCGGGGTCGGCATCATCGCCCGGGTTCCGCTCGCCAGTGGCCTGCTCTCCGGGCGTTACGACACGAGCACCACGTTCGCCGCCGACGACCACCGCAACTACAACCGCAACGGCGACGCGTTCGACGTCGGCGAGACGTTCTCCGGTGTCGACTTCGAGGTCGGCCTGGAGGCGGTCCGCCGCCTTCGCCCGCTGGTGCCGGAAAACGCCACGATGGCGCAATTCGCCCTGCGATGGATCATTGATCAGCCCGCCGTCACCGTCGTGATCCCGGGCGCGCGCAACCCGGAACAGGCACGCGCGAACGCGGCTTCGGCTGCCCTTCCTCCGCTCTCGCCGGAAACCGGAGAATTGATCACCGCGGTCTACGATGAGTTGATTCGCCCGCAGGTGCACGACAAATGGTGA
- a CDS encoding DUF4235 domain-containing protein: MAGKMSKMALKPMNVAAGFAAGAAAGFLFKQAWKVVAGEDDAPDAGDPDRGWTEILIAAALQGAIFSIVKAAVHRGGVITTHKLTGTWPD, translated from the coding sequence ATGGCGGGCAAGATGTCGAAAATGGCGCTGAAGCCGATGAACGTGGCCGCCGGTTTCGCGGCCGGTGCGGCCGCCGGTTTCCTCTTCAAGCAGGCGTGGAAGGTCGTCGCCGGCGAGGACGACGCGCCGGACGCGGGCGACCCGGATCGCGGCTGGACCGAGATCCTGATCGCCGCCGCACTGCAGGGCGCGATCTTCTCGATCGTGAAGGCGGCGGTTCATCGTGGGGGTGTCATCACCACTCACAAACTGACCGGAACTTGGCCTGACTAG
- a CDS encoding cold-shock protein — protein MAQGTVKWFNADKGFGFITVDGGGADVFVHFSAIQTSGYRTLEENQRVEFEIAQGQKGPQAEQVRPL, from the coding sequence ATGGCGCAAGGAACCGTGAAGTGGTTCAACGCAGACAAGGGCTTCGGCTTCATCACCGTCGACGGCGGGGGTGCTGACGTGTTCGTCCACTTCTCGGCCATCCAGACGAGCGGCTACCGCACTCTGGAGGAGAACCAGCGGGTCGAGTTCGAGATCGCCCAGGGCCAGAAGGGCCCGCAGGCGGAGCAGGTTCGCCCGCTCTGA
- a CDS encoding adenosine deaminase has product MTDLTSFIAGLPKAELHVHHVGSASPRIVAELAARHEGSSPVPADPELLAKYFEFRDFAHFIEVYLSVVDLIRDDEDVRLLTYEIGRELGRQNVRYAELTVTPYSSVRRGIAAKAFCEAIEDARTAAARDFGVDLRWCFDIPGEGGLPAADQTLRIALDERPDGLISFGLGGPEIGVPRQQFKPYFDQARAAGLHSVPHAGETTGPETIWDAIRELGAERIGHGISAAQDEQLMAYLAEHQIPLEVCPTSNLRTRAVADLDEHPIGRLIAAGVPVSVNSDDPPMFGTTLEQEYATAARLLNLDATGVAGLARTAVRHSFRTADGKATLLAEIDAYAAAQR; this is encoded by the coding sequence TTGACCGACCTGACGTCGTTCATCGCCGGCCTGCCCAAAGCCGAGCTGCACGTCCACCACGTCGGCTCGGCGTCCCCGCGGATCGTCGCCGAGCTGGCCGCCCGGCACGAGGGCAGCTCGCCGGTTCCGGCCGACCCGGAACTGCTGGCGAAATACTTCGAGTTCCGGGACTTCGCGCACTTCATCGAGGTCTACCTGAGCGTCGTCGACCTGATCCGCGACGACGAGGACGTCCGGCTGCTGACCTACGAGATCGGCCGCGAGCTGGGCCGGCAGAACGTGCGGTACGCCGAACTGACCGTCACGCCGTACTCCAGTGTCCGCCGGGGCATCGCCGCCAAGGCGTTCTGCGAGGCGATCGAGGACGCCCGGACCGCCGCCGCCCGCGACTTCGGCGTCGACCTGCGCTGGTGCTTCGACATCCCCGGTGAGGGCGGTCTGCCGGCCGCCGACCAGACGCTGCGGATCGCCCTCGACGAGCGACCGGACGGCCTGATCAGTTTCGGGCTGGGCGGGCCGGAGATCGGGGTGCCGCGGCAGCAGTTCAAGCCGTACTTCGACCAGGCGCGCGCGGCCGGGCTGCACAGCGTCCCGCACGCCGGCGAGACCACCGGCCCGGAGACCATCTGGGACGCGATCCGGGAACTGGGCGCAGAACGGATCGGGCACGGCATCTCCGCCGCCCAGGACGAGCAGCTGATGGCCTACCTGGCCGAGCACCAGATCCCGCTGGAGGTCTGCCCGACGTCCAACCTGCGCACCCGGGCGGTCGCCGACCTGGACGAGCACCCGATCGGCCGGCTGATCGCAGCCGGGGTGCCGGTCAGCGTGAACTCCGACGACCCGCCGATGTTCGGGACCACCCTGGAGCAGGAGTACGCGACCGCCGCCCGCCTGCTGAACCTGGACGCCACCGGAGTGGCCGGGCTGGCCCGCACCGCGGTCCGGCACAGTTTCCGGACCGCGGACGGCAAGGCCACGCTGTTGGCCGAGATCGACGCCTACGCGGCGGCTCAGAGGTAG
- a CDS encoding phage holin family protein: protein MADVLNGVPVRPLADQSTAELVQRASEQLSHLVRDEITLAKAELAEKGKRAGIGAGLFGGAGVLAMYGVGAAIATGIIALDLVLPLWLAALIVTVVLFVIAGVLALLGKGQVSRAVPPEPSAAIESVKADVDEVKHAVKERSRA, encoded by the coding sequence ATGGCCGACGTCTTGAACGGCGTTCCCGTACGGCCACTGGCCGATCAATCCACCGCCGAATTGGTGCAGCGTGCCAGCGAGCAGCTCAGTCACCTGGTGCGTGATGAGATCACGCTCGCCAAGGCCGAACTCGCTGAGAAGGGCAAGCGGGCCGGCATCGGCGCCGGCCTGTTCGGCGGCGCGGGCGTACTCGCGATGTACGGGGTGGGCGCGGCGATCGCGACCGGGATCATCGCCCTCGACCTGGTCCTGCCGCTCTGGCTGGCGGCCCTGATCGTCACGGTGGTCCTCTTCGTCATCGCCGGGGTGCTCGCCCTGCTGGGTAAGGGCCAGGTGAGCCGGGCCGTCCCGCCCGAGCCGTCGGCCGCGATCGAGAGCGTGAAAGCCGATGTCGACGAAGTGAAGCACGCGGTCAAGGAGCGTAGCCGGGCATGA
- a CDS encoding mechanosensitive ion channel family protein, producing MSSVLTALLAVAGAAAVAIIFVEIVHRIIKRIGRRSTLAADMARKIHRPFLAAVTLVAVQQAIRIWAGEFPGRSGLVHTLVLLVIAAFAWLVGAMLLVLEDVALAKWRTDVPDNLRRRRIKTQVVMLRRVTVAIIVVLAGGVMLMTFPDIRALGASVLASAGLISVVAALAAQSTLGNVFAGLQMAFSDAIRVDDVVVVEQEWGRIEEITLTYVVVQIWDDRRLILPTSYFTTKPFQNWTRTSSAVLGTAEIDVDWSTPIEPVRAELQRVCDGSDLWNGKVCVLQVTQATDARIRLRALVSADDAAALWDLRCLVRERLVGWIWEHQRGSAPRVRAEVEAKVPAAPQPDDHRGPGAESSAARVFSGGIDGDARGVVFGGPVPVASDSKD from the coding sequence GTGTCAAGCGTATTGACCGCTCTGCTCGCCGTCGCCGGAGCAGCGGCCGTGGCGATCATCTTCGTCGAGATCGTGCACCGGATCATCAAACGGATCGGCCGCCGGTCGACACTCGCCGCCGACATGGCCCGCAAGATCCACCGGCCGTTCCTGGCCGCCGTCACCCTCGTCGCGGTGCAGCAGGCGATCAGGATCTGGGCCGGTGAGTTCCCCGGCCGGTCCGGTCTCGTGCACACCCTGGTGCTGCTCGTCATCGCCGCCTTCGCCTGGCTGGTCGGCGCGATGCTGCTGGTGCTGGAGGACGTGGCGCTCGCCAAGTGGCGCACCGACGTGCCGGACAACCTGCGCCGCCGCCGGATCAAGACCCAGGTGGTGATGCTGCGCCGGGTCACGGTGGCGATCATCGTGGTGCTGGCCGGCGGCGTCATGCTGATGACGTTCCCGGACATCCGGGCACTCGGGGCCAGTGTGCTCGCCTCCGCCGGTCTGATCAGCGTGGTGGCGGCCCTGGCCGCACAGAGCACTCTCGGCAACGTGTTCGCCGGGCTCCAGATGGCTTTCAGCGACGCGATCCGGGTCGACGACGTGGTCGTGGTCGAGCAGGAGTGGGGCCGGATCGAAGAGATCACCCTGACGTACGTGGTGGTACAGATCTGGGACGACCGGCGACTCATCCTGCCGACGTCGTACTTCACCACCAAGCCGTTCCAGAACTGGACCCGCACGTCGTCGGCGGTGCTCGGGACGGCCGAGATCGACGTCGACTGGTCCACCCCGATCGAACCGGTCCGGGCCGAGCTCCAGCGGGTCTGCGACGGCTCCGACCTGTGGAACGGCAAGGTCTGCGTGCTGCAGGTGACCCAGGCGACCGACGCCCGGATCCGACTGCGGGCCCTGGTCAGCGCGGACGACGCGGCCGCCCTGTGGGATCTGCGCTGCCTGGTCCGCGAGCGCCTGGTCGGCTGGATCTGGGAGCACCAGCGTGGGTCGGCGCCGCGGGTGCGTGCGGAGGTGGAGGCGAAGGTGCCTGCCGCGCCCCAGCCGGACGACCATCGCGGGCCGGGCGCCGAGTCCTCCGCCGCCCGGGTGTTCAGCGGCGGGATCGACGGTGATGCCCGTGGAGTGGTTTTCGGTGGTCCGGTGCCGGTTGCGTCCGACAGTAAGGATTGA
- a CDS encoding trans-aconitate 2-methyltransferase, translating into MWDPAVYSRFGAERSRPFFDLVNRIGAQEPRAVTDLGCGPGDLTRTLTERWPGARVTGIDSSPEMIEKAGPGFRLGDIADWHPEPDVDVVVTNAALQWVPGHQRMLARWVTELPSGAWIAMQVPGNFDSPAHRAIRELAPVELRADPVDDPADYAALLTGAGATVDAWETTYLHLLPVVPDAGHPVLNWVEGTALRPVRAALDDEQWAAFRTELAPRLAELYPERHGLVAFPFRRIFVVATT; encoded by the coding sequence ATGTGGGATCCCGCCGTCTACTCACGCTTCGGTGCCGAGCGCTCCCGGCCCTTCTTCGACCTGGTCAACCGGATCGGCGCCCAGGAACCACGGGCCGTCACCGACCTGGGCTGCGGCCCCGGCGACCTGACCCGCACGCTGACCGAGCGCTGGCCGGGTGCCCGGGTGACCGGCATCGACTCGTCCCCCGAGATGATCGAGAAGGCCGGTCCCGGATTCCGGCTCGGCGACATCGCCGACTGGCATCCGGAGCCGGACGTCGACGTGGTCGTCACCAACGCCGCCCTGCAATGGGTGCCCGGCCATCAGCGGATGCTGGCCCGCTGGGTGACCGAGCTGCCGTCCGGGGCCTGGATCGCGATGCAGGTCCCCGGCAACTTCGACAGCCCCGCCCACCGCGCGATCCGTGAGCTGGCCCCCGTCGAGCTGCGTGCCGACCCGGTCGACGACCCGGCCGACTACGCCGCCCTGCTGACCGGGGCGGGCGCGACCGTCGACGCCTGGGAGACCACCTACCTGCATCTGCTGCCGGTCGTCCCGGACGCCGGTCATCCGGTGCTGAACTGGGTCGAGGGGACCGCGCTGCGGCCGGTGCGGGCCGCGCTCGACGACGAGCAGTGGGCCGCGTTCCGCACCGAGCTCGCACCCCGCCTCGCGGAGTTGTATCCGGAGCGGCACGGCCTCGTCGCGTTCCCGTTCCGCCGTATCTTCGTGGTGGCAACTACCTGA